A window from Cytobacillus sp. IB215665 encodes these proteins:
- the pseC gene encoding UDP-4-amino-4,6-dideoxy-N-acetyl-beta-L-altrosamine transaminase has translation MLNKLAVHGGKPVRNEFLPYGQQWIDDQDINIVIDVLKSEYLTTGPILKKFEKEISTYVNSKYAVAFSSGTAALHAAVFAAGISEGDEVITTPITFVATTNCILYQRGSPVFADINLDTNNIAAENIEALITSRTKAIIPVDFGGLPADLDAIINIARKYDLIIIEDAAHALGAKYKGRQIGSISDMTMFSFHPVKHITTGEGGVITTNNRDYYDKLIQFRNHGITRNCEKMGENEGAWYYEMQFLGFNYRMTDIQAALGISQLKKVDSFISRRKEIVGKYNNAFNKLNQLILPYEKNDRLSSYHLYVIKLDLHKLYVARKEIYEALINENIGVNVHYIPVYLQPYYQKLGYPRSLCPIAEKFYGDAITLPLFPKMTDDDVESVIKAVQKVIFHFAK, from the coding sequence ATGTTAAATAAATTGGCAGTACACGGTGGCAAACCAGTTCGAAATGAATTTCTCCCTTACGGACAGCAATGGATTGATGACCAAGATATTAACATAGTTATCGATGTTTTGAAAAGTGAATATTTAACTACTGGACCTATTCTTAAAAAATTTGAGAAAGAGATTTCAACATATGTAAATAGTAAATATGCTGTTGCTTTTTCAAGTGGAACGGCTGCACTTCATGCTGCTGTTTTTGCTGCGGGTATTTCTGAGGGGGATGAAGTAATAACAACGCCAATAACGTTTGTAGCAACTACGAATTGTATTTTATATCAGAGAGGCTCTCCGGTTTTTGCTGATATTAATCTTGATACGAATAATATTGCAGCTGAAAATATAGAAGCGTTAATAACATCACGAACAAAGGCGATAATCCCTGTAGATTTTGGTGGTCTGCCTGCTGACTTGGATGCGATTATTAATATTGCTAGGAAATACGATTTAATCATTATTGAAGATGCAGCTCATGCACTAGGTGCTAAGTATAAGGGAAGACAGATAGGGTCAATTAGTGATATGACAATGTTTAGCTTCCACCCAGTAAAGCACATTACTACTGGTGAAGGTGGGGTTATTACAACAAACAATCGAGACTATTATGATAAGCTAATCCAATTCCGTAATCATGGAATTACTAGAAACTGTGAAAAGATGGGGGAGAATGAAGGAGCGTGGTATTATGAAATGCAATTTCTAGGATTTAATTATCGTATGACTGATATTCAGGCTGCGCTAGGAATAAGTCAACTCAAAAAAGTTGATTCGTTTATAAGTCGTCGGAAGGAAATAGTAGGAAAATATAATAATGCTTTTAATAAGCTAAATCAACTTATCCTACCTTATGAAAAGAATGATCGACTTTCAAGTTATCATTTATATGTCATTAAATTGGACCTGCACAAATTATACGTGGCTCGTAAGGAAATATATGAGGCTTTAATAAATGAAAATATTGGAGTTAATGTTCATTATATACCTGTATATTTACAACCTTATTACCAAAAGCTTGGTTATCCACGAAGCCTTTGTCCGATAGCGGAAAAGTTTTATGGCGATGCTATTACCTTACCGCTATTTCCGAAAATGACTGATGATGATGTTGAGAGTGTAATAAAAGCAGTCCAAAAAGTCATTTTTCACTTTGCAAAATAA
- a CDS encoding motility associated factor glycosyltransferase family protein translates to MMINDDLYNHIVESEKILLLTVQSIKEGNDKYALEHFIFFLEKLEFVIENYSSNMMVSYDEVRAIILLLHPLRKILSEKDIIGLRSVLECEGLQLLKKMKGRLILKTTLLEIGFQKNFNLLPERIKKQVRKVNKDDLWRKIQVSVNDKGMPTCKYIGTEGSFYLNGTTPLDEGEVLFKENSIIDATSLFIYGCDVGYPLFTLDAKRHQNTFVVIFEQNIYIFLAMLYLFDLEKMLKDPKVIFFVGDFHDISQEFQQFLLTGGLLKCTMPTCVFTNSAKRYFKKKYLHLHQSIMELITFCTINIGNDPYDNLIGFHNLINNVNEIIQNPYVSSLKNKFYNKPAFIVANGPSLDKNIEILKKIKDKGLIIAAGSSVLPLLKEEIKPDAMCILERTEQAFLHHFRGIEYPEELVLLGLAIIDERNYQTFQGPRIPIFRSREAMNRWVNRLIGDESCLSGGSNVSHLAYEAAIYMGANPVIFVGQDFAFAPDGAHHSKRSRYYEGSSQSYYDKNKVVNVDSNDGKSIASTPLWTFFRKGLEEMIMNTPHITVINATEGGAQINGTTCMPLMEAIELYCKKPLKKKLYTIVSESKETINLKERMIRLHDLADELDKYTNKMKSLLHSTQKGMKRCHEVLNLCKKETRTPLKELEEVLNKNHIDLQQFFSNDLFVYFFQQIMYTGYDDLNRLGNIHTVEGAVKALTVQSNWFKRLEIIAESLVESFREAQKKL, encoded by the coding sequence ATGATGATAAATGATGATTTGTACAATCATATAGTAGAGTCGGAAAAAATACTTCTTTTGACGGTACAGAGCATAAAAGAAGGGAATGACAAATATGCTCTCGAGCACTTTATCTTTTTTCTAGAAAAATTAGAGTTTGTTATAGAAAATTATTCTTCTAACATGATGGTAAGCTATGATGAAGTAAGAGCTATAATTTTACTACTTCACCCGTTACGTAAGATATTAAGTGAAAAAGATATCATCGGTCTTAGAAGTGTACTTGAATGTGAGGGGTTGCAGTTACTAAAAAAAATGAAAGGAAGGTTAATTTTAAAAACTACACTATTAGAAATAGGTTTTCAGAAAAACTTTAACCTTCTCCCAGAGCGTATTAAAAAACAAGTGAGAAAGGTGAATAAAGATGATCTCTGGAGAAAAATTCAGGTGTCGGTTAATGATAAAGGAATGCCGACTTGTAAGTATATTGGAACAGAAGGGTCTTTTTATTTAAATGGTACGACACCATTAGATGAAGGTGAAGTATTATTTAAAGAAAATTCTATAATTGATGCTACATCTTTATTTATTTATGGCTGTGACGTTGGATACCCACTGTTTACTCTTGATGCAAAAAGACACCAGAATACGTTTGTTGTTATATTTGAACAAAATATATATATTTTTTTGGCGATGTTATATTTGTTTGACCTTGAAAAAATGTTGAAAGATCCAAAAGTTATTTTTTTTGTGGGAGATTTTCATGATATTTCACAAGAATTCCAGCAATTTTTACTTACTGGTGGGTTGCTAAAATGCACGATGCCTACGTGTGTCTTTACGAATAGTGCAAAAAGATATTTTAAAAAGAAATACTTGCACCTTCATCAATCAATTATGGAGCTTATTACTTTTTGTACGATAAATATAGGTAACGATCCTTACGATAATTTAATAGGTTTTCATAATTTAATTAACAATGTAAATGAAATTATTCAAAATCCGTATGTTAGTAGTTTGAAAAATAAATTTTATAATAAACCAGCGTTTATTGTTGCAAATGGACCATCATTGGACAAAAATATCGAAATATTAAAAAAGATTAAGGATAAAGGTCTAATCATAGCAGCTGGCTCTTCGGTACTACCTTTATTAAAGGAAGAAATTAAACCTGATGCAATGTGTATATTAGAACGAACCGAGCAAGCTTTTTTACATCATTTTAGAGGCATAGAATATCCAGAGGAATTAGTCTTACTTGGTTTAGCAATAATTGATGAGCGAAATTATCAAACTTTTCAAGGACCAAGGATTCCAATATTTCGCTCAAGGGAAGCAATGAATAGATGGGTTAACCGCTTAATTGGAGATGAATCTTGTCTAAGTGGTGGTTCTAACGTATCACATCTAGCGTACGAGGCTGCTATATACATGGGTGCCAACCCTGTAATATTTGTAGGTCAAGATTTTGCCTTTGCTCCAGATGGAGCTCACCATAGTAAAAGGTCACGTTATTACGAAGGAAGTTCCCAAAGCTATTATGACAAAAATAAGGTAGTGAATGTTGACAGTAATGACGGTAAATCAATTGCTTCAACACCTTTGTGGACGTTCTTTAGAAAAGGCCTTGAAGAAATGATAATGAATACCCCCCACATAACAGTCATTAATGCAACAGAAGGTGGTGCGCAGATTAACGGTACGACTTGTATGCCACTTATGGAAGCTATTGAATTATACTGTAAAAAGCCGTTGAAAAAGAAACTCTATACAATTGTTTCTGAAAGTAAAGAAACAATCAACTTAAAAGAAAGAATGATTAGATTACATGATCTTGCTGATGAACTAGATAAGTATACAAATAAAATGAAGAGTTTATTACATTCAACTCAAAAAGGAATGAAAAGATGCCACGAAGTTTTAAATTTATGTAAAAAAGAGACTAGAACTCCTTTAAAAGAGCTTGAAGAGGTGTTGAATAAAAACCATATAGATCTTCAACAGTTTTTTTCAAATGATTTGTTCGTTTATTTTTTTCAACAGATAATGTATACCGGTTACGACGATTTAAATCGGCTAGGCAATATTCACACTGTAGAAGGTGCAGTGAAAGCTTTGACAGTACAATCTAACTGGTTCAAGAGATTAGAGATTATAGCAGAAAGCCTTGTTGAGAGCTTTAGAGAAGCACAAAAGAAGTTATAA
- a CDS encoding C45 family peptidase → MFFEEKVITGSPSEFMEVRHVKIKGSNFDIGKKLAEIAYNNHRALPYPATTKYKYQLEYFKNNYPILLDRIQGATDYFSNVNVEDNSYDFSSFVYSSGLPGCSVVFYPPTTTQNGSPVVSRNFDFATGTITGGIPADDEKPAFANPYILELHPDEGYSSLCVSGYDMLSGVLDGINSEGLVVTLLADDDAISHYPIEPTYQPQVGLNELQILRLLLDTCANIEEAKKALYMNKHYYTLYPLHFLIADKHGNSFVWEQSHGRNKEFIFDGDKNHPQVVTNFPLYKYQSESQFPDTDDRLSMYNRFCNIKENVKRNKAPYSIDFIKNVNQQVSFHDHSHLRESQCPTRTLWHSIYDIEDRTILIDFYLGEENETIKRSGYIHLSL, encoded by the coding sequence ATGTTTTTCGAGGAAAAAGTAATTACAGGAAGTCCAAGTGAGTTTATGGAAGTTCGTCATGTAAAGATAAAAGGTTCAAATTTTGATATTGGAAAGAAGCTAGCTGAGATTGCGTATAATAATCATCGTGCCCTACCTTACCCCGCAACTACCAAATACAAATATCAGCTAGAATATTTTAAAAATAATTATCCTATCTTACTTGACCGAATACAAGGAGCGACTGATTATTTCAGTAATGTAAACGTTGAAGACAATAGCTATGATTTTTCTTCCTTCGTTTATTCGTCTGGATTACCTGGCTGTTCAGTTGTATTTTACCCTCCAACAACTACACAAAATGGAAGTCCAGTCGTAAGTCGTAACTTCGACTTTGCAACTGGAACTATAACTGGAGGAATACCAGCTGATGACGAAAAACCAGCTTTTGCAAATCCTTACATTCTTGAACTGCATCCAGACGAAGGCTATTCTTCTTTATGTGTGTCGGGATATGATATGCTAAGTGGAGTACTTGATGGAATAAACTCAGAAGGCCTTGTTGTTACGTTATTAGCTGATGATGATGCGATTTCTCATTACCCTATAGAACCAACCTATCAACCTCAAGTTGGTTTGAATGAATTACAAATACTAAGACTGTTATTAGATACATGTGCCAACATTGAAGAGGCAAAGAAAGCACTGTATATGAATAAACACTATTATACTCTCTATCCCTTGCACTTCCTCATCGCAGATAAACATGGCAACTCATTTGTTTGGGAACAATCTCACGGACGTAATAAAGAATTTATTTTTGATGGTGATAAGAACCATCCCCAAGTAGTTACTAATTTCCCATTGTACAAGTATCAATCCGAGTCACAATTTCCCGATACTGATGATCGATTATCTATGTATAACCGGTTCTGTAATATAAAAGAAAATGTCAAGAGAAATAAAGCCCCTTATTCCATAGACTTTATTAAAAATGTAAATCAACAAGTCTCTTTTCATGACCATTCTCACTTAAGAGAATCACAATGTCCTACACGAACGTTATGGCATAGCATATATGATATTGAAGATCGTACTATATTAATAGATTTTTACTTAGGTGAAGAAAATGAAACGATAAAAAGATCCGGATATATCCACCTTTCCCTATGA
- a CDS encoding MFS transporter — protein sequence MKTNLFSPLKNKQFRALFSAQVVSDLGTLFDLTALFALFAYHWELGPYYLALLSIAFGLPWVLFGPVAGVFADRLPQKLVMITSDLIRALVVFCLVFAPNAYVVIILVAIKGFFNALFDPAKQSAIKQIVPDDMLLQANALSQLSLNLSRVLGPSLGAIVLAISTPQTAFVLDSITFLLSAVFLLKLPKMRHSRVEEKGHEKQTMNSLQTFINELKEGLQYVVTNKLLIFLISFNGAVFFIIFLFDSIGVLLAKSFGFSESIYAIFSSVIGLGSIIGSIIISRLGKRINEKVLMCSSAVLLGVLITLNGVGGIGYIPPSLLFWLLIWLMIGICVAVITICYGYLLQKTTPQHVMGRVSSIGNAIINAFIVISPALGALIASIIGVGGVFLIAGIAMILLGGIVSFSMRGQQTTSISASRTKAHS from the coding sequence ATGAAAACAAACTTATTCAGCCCACTTAAAAACAAGCAGTTTAGAGCGTTATTTTCTGCACAAGTCGTATCAGATTTAGGAACATTGTTCGATTTAACTGCCCTTTTCGCTTTGTTTGCCTACCATTGGGAGCTAGGTCCTTATTATCTAGCATTATTGTCAATTGCATTTGGCTTACCGTGGGTTTTATTCGGTCCAGTCGCTGGAGTGTTTGCTGATCGACTTCCTCAGAAATTAGTCATGATTACTAGTGACCTCATCCGAGCCTTAGTTGTTTTTTGCTTAGTATTTGCCCCGAATGCTTATGTCGTCATTATTCTCGTAGCTATAAAAGGCTTTTTTAATGCATTATTTGATCCAGCAAAACAAAGTGCGATTAAACAAATTGTTCCAGATGATATGCTTCTTCAAGCAAATGCACTAAGTCAGCTGTCACTCAATCTTTCTAGGGTGCTTGGTCCTTCTCTTGGTGCGATTGTTTTAGCTATTTCAACTCCACAAACTGCATTTGTACTTGATTCAATTACATTTTTGCTTTCAGCAGTATTTTTACTAAAACTACCAAAAATGAGGCACAGCCGAGTAGAAGAAAAGGGTCATGAAAAACAAACGATGAATTCATTACAAACTTTCATTAACGAGTTAAAAGAAGGTCTGCAATATGTCGTTACAAACAAATTATTAATATTCTTAATTTCTTTTAACGGAGCTGTATTTTTCATCATTTTCCTATTCGATAGTATAGGTGTTCTGTTAGCAAAAAGCTTCGGCTTCAGTGAATCAATTTATGCTATTTTTAGCAGTGTTATCGGACTTGGAAGTATCATTGGTTCAATTATCATTAGTCGTCTAGGTAAAAGAATTAATGAGAAAGTATTGATGTGTTCCTCTGCTGTGTTGTTAGGTGTGTTAATTACACTAAACGGAGTGGGCGGTATAGGGTATATCCCCCCTTCATTACTGTTTTGGCTGTTGATATGGCTAATGATTGGAATATGTGTAGCAGTGATTACCATATGTTATGGCTACTTACTTCAAAAAACGACCCCGCAGCATGTCATGGGCCGGGTTTCCAGTATAGGTAACGCCATCATTAATGCATTTATCGTCATTTCTCCAGCATTGGGAGCTTTAATAGCAAGTATAATCGGAGTTGGGGGTGTATTTTTAATAGCTGGAATTGCAATGATTTTACTTGGAGGAATTGTAAGCTTCTCCATGCGAGGCCAACAAACAACAAGTATAAGTGCTTCACGAACCAAGGCTCATTCATAA
- a CDS encoding TetR/AcrR family transcriptional regulator, whose translation MSKQLSKKEQLREEKRQRILHAAITLFSKNGYSETTIAAVAKGSEVSFGTVFTYFPNKEQLFEAAVLEPLNEIKPLFLCQINKGQTPLEHLKQMVKEHVITFSQKETHLRLVQYVLGQHERFPKIFEQLDSFFHDVIEALEPIIIEGQKQGELHTLNPEIVATSYFQFLNGIRVTIIDPPDGIIWKALIPQALLLFAPVNSKDIYDSTLNE comes from the coding sequence ATGTCTAAACAATTATCTAAGAAGGAACAACTACGTGAAGAAAAACGACAAAGAATTTTACATGCAGCTATCACCCTCTTCTCGAAAAATGGCTATTCAGAAACAACGATTGCAGCTGTCGCCAAAGGTTCGGAAGTGAGTTTCGGAACTGTATTTACATATTTTCCAAATAAGGAGCAACTATTTGAGGCCGCGGTATTAGAACCGTTAAATGAAATCAAGCCGCTGTTTTTATGTCAAATTAACAAGGGTCAAACTCCCTTAGAACATCTTAAACAAATGGTTAAAGAGCATGTTATTACCTTTTCTCAAAAGGAAACCCATTTACGCTTAGTTCAGTATGTATTAGGGCAACATGAAAGGTTTCCAAAAATATTCGAGCAATTAGATTCTTTTTTCCATGACGTCATCGAAGCACTGGAGCCAATCATTATAGAAGGACAAAAACAAGGTGAGCTGCATACGTTGAATCCTGAAATCGTAGCAACATCTTATTTCCAATTTTTAAATGGGATTCGTGTAACAATTATTGATCCCCCTGACGGAATTATATGGAAGGCTCTTATCCCACAGGCGTTGCTCCTTTTTGCACCAGTAAATTCAAAGGATATTTACGATAGCACCCTCAATGAATAA
- a CDS encoding DNA polymerase thumb domain-containing protein: protein MIDYSKMPHHNILCIDMKSFFASCAAVLLNLDPLTCYLAVVGDTERQGSVVLAASPRLKKEFGIRTGSRLFEIPKDPRIVIVNPKMRTYLRISMELTKLFQRYVPGEAVHTYSVDESFLQVDGTEKLWGDAETTAQKLKKDIEREYEVPCAIGIGPNMLMAKLCLDLEAKKTGISRWTYDDVKTKLWPLSPLSQMWGIGGKMEKRLNRIGIFSVGQLANYSLKQLEQKFGIMGNQLYYHAWGVDFSELGAPFLQGQISFGKSQILLRDYPDPTDVKRVILEMCEEVARRTRAAKKVGRTVSLGIGYSKDEFGGGFYRSKTIEEPTNITMDIYNVCIELFQKHYTNKTVRKISIALSNIEDDLNMQLSLFEMNKPKQQALGYCMDEIRRKYGSNAILRAVSYTNAGTARHRSTLVGGHKQ, encoded by the coding sequence TTGATCGATTATAGCAAAATGCCTCACCATAACATCTTATGTATTGATATGAAAAGCTTTTTTGCAAGTTGTGCAGCAGTACTATTGAATTTAGATCCACTTACATGCTACTTAGCGGTTGTTGGTGATACAGAAAGACAGGGGAGTGTTGTTTTAGCAGCTTCACCACGCTTGAAGAAGGAATTTGGTATTAGAACAGGGTCGCGTTTATTTGAAATTCCTAAGGACCCGCGAATTGTAATCGTCAATCCAAAGATGCGCACATACTTACGTATATCAATGGAACTTACTAAGTTATTTCAGCGCTATGTGCCGGGAGAAGCAGTTCATACGTATAGCGTTGATGAGAGTTTTTTACAAGTGGATGGTACTGAGAAGCTATGGGGTGATGCAGAAACGACAGCTCAAAAATTAAAAAAAGATATAGAGAGAGAATATGAAGTTCCGTGTGCAATTGGTATAGGACCAAATATGCTTATGGCAAAATTATGCTTGGATTTAGAGGCGAAAAAAACAGGGATTTCCCGATGGACATATGATGATGTGAAAACAAAACTTTGGCCGCTTTCACCACTTAGTCAAATGTGGGGAATTGGTGGGAAAATGGAAAAAAGATTAAACAGGATAGGAATATTCTCAGTAGGGCAGCTTGCTAATTATTCCCTCAAACAACTTGAACAAAAGTTTGGTATTATGGGAAATCAGCTATATTATCACGCGTGGGGTGTTGACTTTTCAGAGCTTGGGGCACCCTTCCTACAAGGACAAATTAGCTTTGGAAAAAGTCAAATTTTATTACGAGATTATCCAGATCCGACAGATGTAAAGCGAGTAATATTAGAAATGTGTGAGGAGGTGGCAAGAAGAACTCGCGCAGCTAAAAAGGTCGGAAGAACGGTTAGTCTTGGTATTGGATATAGTAAAGATGAATTTGGTGGCGGATTTTATCGTTCAAAAACAATTGAAGAACCAACAAATATTACAATGGACATTTACAATGTTTGTATTGAGCTATTTCAAAAGCATTATACAAATAAAACAGTACGAAAAATCTCAATTGCACTGTCTAATATTGAGGATGATCTAAATATGCAACTATCACTGTTTGAAATGAATAAACCGAAGCAGCAAGCACTCGGCTACTGTATGGATGAAATTAGGAGGAAATACGGCTCAAATGCAATTTTGCGAGCAGTTTCATATACGAATGCAGGGACAGCCCGTCACCGCAGCACACTAGTAGGAGGCCATAAGCAATAG
- a CDS encoding YolD-like family protein, translated as MIRDRGTIKWVSMMLPEHTKLLRELEKNQHRASKPLLDEQRLEELNEMIHIGIAGNQTLSFSYYQNHAINNVEGNIHFIDHINKTVRIIDLVEKIHDVQLVNIVDIQPL; from the coding sequence GTGATTCGAGACCGTGGAACAATTAAATGGGTATCAATGATGCTCCCTGAACATACAAAGCTGTTAAGGGAGTTAGAAAAAAATCAGCATAGAGCATCAAAGCCTTTGCTAGATGAGCAGCGGCTAGAAGAGTTGAATGAAATGATTCATATCGGTATAGCTGGAAATCAAACATTATCTTTTTCCTATTATCAAAATCATGCGATAAATAATGTTGAAGGTAATATTCATTTTATAGACCACATTAACAAAACTGTACGCATCATAGATTTGGTTGAAAAAATCCATGATGTACAGCTTGTTAATATTGTAGACATTCAGCCTTTGTAA
- a CDS encoding oxidoreductase, whose translation MNKTIHVGLVGFGFSGQVFHAPFVHSHPNLQLTKVVERTKSRSKELYPYTEVVRDFDELLEDEAIDLVIITTANELHYPMVKKALLKNKHVVVEKPFTISSEEATQLAKLANKQNRVLSVYHNRRFDGDFLTINQIIQQNLLGHIVEFESHYDRYRNFLKGSWREDNRPGSGILYDLGSHLIDQAITLFGYPHTVTADVRIQRPIAQTVDSFDLKLDYDNLKVLLKASMLVREPGPRFVIHGTNGSFVKYGMDPQEEQLKNGMMPTNMMYGIEKVEHWATLNTDLKDLHYKGKIETMKGNYMNFYNNIYDAIVNDMPLMVTGEQACNTIRIIELAMQSSEEGRSIPFTPQLV comes from the coding sequence ATGAACAAAACCATACATGTTGGTCTCGTTGGTTTTGGATTTTCTGGACAAGTATTTCATGCACCATTTGTTCATTCTCATCCAAACCTGCAATTAACAAAAGTCGTTGAACGAACGAAAAGTCGTTCAAAGGAACTATACCCATACACAGAAGTTGTTCGTGACTTCGATGAACTGCTTGAAGACGAAGCAATTGATCTTGTTATCATTACTACCGCTAATGAGCTCCACTATCCTATGGTAAAGAAAGCCTTGCTGAAAAATAAACACGTGGTCGTCGAAAAACCTTTTACGATTTCCTCTGAAGAAGCAACACAATTAGCTAAACTAGCAAACAAACAAAATCGAGTGTTAAGTGTCTATCACAATCGTCGCTTTGATGGTGATTTTTTAACTATAAACCAGATCATTCAACAAAATCTACTTGGTCATATCGTCGAATTTGAGTCACACTACGATCGTTACCGAAATTTTTTAAAAGGCTCCTGGCGAGAAGACAATAGACCAGGATCAGGTATTTTGTATGATTTAGGCTCTCACTTAATCGACCAAGCAATCACATTATTCGGGTATCCTCATACTGTGACTGCTGATGTGCGAATTCAACGACCTATTGCTCAAACCGTTGATTCCTTCGATCTCAAATTAGATTACGATAACCTCAAGGTTTTACTAAAAGCTAGCATGTTAGTAAGGGAACCAGGACCTCGTTTTGTCATTCACGGCACAAACGGTTCTTTTGTTAAATATGGGATGGATCCACAAGAGGAACAATTAAAAAATGGCATGATGCCTACAAATATGATGTATGGAATAGAAAAGGTAGAGCATTGGGCCACCCTAAACACTGACCTTAAAGACCTACATTACAAAGGGAAAATTGAAACAATGAAGGGAAATTACATGAATTTCTACAATAATATTTATGATGCAATTGTAAATGACATGCCACTAATGGTAACCGGTGAGCAAGCATGTAATACTATCCGCATAATTGAGTTAGCGATGCAAAGTTCCGAAGAGGGTAGAAGTATACCTTTTACACCTCAATTAGTTTAA
- a CDS encoding CDGSH iron-sulfur domain-containing protein, producing MSDVRIKVLDNGPLRVTGNIELTDGDGNSFETKQAYSLCRCGLSSKAPYCDGSHKDKFESSVRAE from the coding sequence ATGTCTGATGTTCGAATTAAAGTGTTAGATAATGGACCATTACGAGTAACTGGTAACATTGAATTAACTGATGGTGATGGTAACAGTTTTGAAACGAAGCAAGCTTATTCTTTATGCCGGTGCGGCTTATCAAGTAAAGCTCCATATTGTGACGGATCTCATAAAGATAAATTCGAATCTTCTGTTCGAGCTGAGTAA
- a CDS encoding iron-sulfur cluster biosynthesis family protein, which translates to MKITFTKKAIDHIETNMEQSKLLKLAYDTEGCGCVVSGVSALWIVDKENDDEIKVDTNFIPLLIDQSKTVFFDEEMTIDFTENANCFMLKSPSQILNPRMSLLEMGE; encoded by the coding sequence TTGAAAATTACATTTACAAAAAAAGCAATAGATCATATAGAAACTAATATGGAACAAAGTAAATTGTTAAAGCTTGCTTATGACACAGAAGGGTGCGGCTGTGTAGTTAGTGGTGTATCGGCATTGTGGATTGTTGATAAAGAAAATGATGATGAGATAAAAGTGGATACGAATTTTATACCATTGCTAATTGATCAATCAAAAACAGTGTTTTTTGATGAGGAGATGACGATTGATTTTACAGAGAATGCAAACTGTTTCATGCTCAAAAGCCCAAGCCAAATCTTAAATCCACGGATGAGCTTATTAGAAATGGGGGAATAG
- a CDS encoding alpha/beta hydrolase has protein sequence MITLFIFIGALFTIIVITGFILTNQILYISKKDDDELYNREVNEGRFKPEAFAQLPCQKIEIQSKYNYEIHGWLIAPHQANKYMIFCHGVTVNKVNSIKYMDVFLERGWNVLAYDHRRHGESGGKTTSYGYYEKHDLAEVVNWLKKRVDHNSMIGIHGESMGAVTLLLYADMVKDGADFYIADCPFSDFEEQLVYRVKKSVNLPKQLFIPLTNLFLKWREGYSLKDISPISIVENITQPILFIHSQKDDYILPEMTKSLYKQKKGPKKLFLAQNGSHALSLAENKTAYEQVLDEFLAQYKLNT, from the coding sequence ATGATAACACTATTCATATTTATTGGAGCGTTATTTACCATTATCGTAATTACTGGATTTATACTAACAAATCAAATTTTATATATTTCAAAGAAAGATGATGATGAGCTATATAACCGAGAAGTAAATGAAGGTCGCTTTAAACCTGAAGCTTTTGCACAACTGCCTTGTCAAAAGATTGAGATACAATCAAAATACAACTACGAAATCCACGGTTGGCTTATTGCACCACACCAAGCAAATAAGTATATGATATTTTGCCACGGTGTAACAGTAAATAAAGTGAATTCTATTAAATATATGGATGTATTTTTAGAGAGAGGTTGGAATGTTCTTGCATATGATCATCGCCGTCACGGCGAATCAGGTGGAAAAACAACAAGCTACGGGTATTACGAAAAGCATGACCTCGCTGAAGTTGTTAACTGGTTAAAAAAGCGTGTCGATCATAATAGTATGATTGGTATACACGGAGAATCAATGGGTGCAGTAACACTACTATTATATGCTGACATGGTTAAGGATGGAGCTGATTTCTACATAGCAGATTGTCCTTTCTCTGATTTCGAGGAACAGTTAGTCTACCGTGTAAAGAAGTCGGTTAACCTTCCCAAGCAGTTGTTTATACCTTTGACAAACCTATTTTTAAAATGGCGAGAGGGGTACTCATTAAAGGACATATCCCCCATTTCAATCGTAGAAAATATTACACAACCGATTCTGTTTATTCATAGTCAAAAGGATGACTATATTTTACCTGAAATGACTAAAAGTCTATACAAACAAAAAAAAGGACCCAAAAAGCTATTTCTAGCTCAAAATGGATCACATGCATTATCTTTAGCAGAGAATAAAACAGCTTACGAACAAGTTCTTGACGAGTTTTTAGCACAGTATAAACTCAATACTTAA